One Mycosarcoma maydis chromosome 9, whole genome shotgun sequence DNA window includes the following coding sequences:
- a CDS encoding uncharacterized protein (related to QCR10 - ubiquinol--cytochrome-c reductase 8.5 kDa subunit) has protein sequence MRPTPISYRAKPSFQPHVGRFTPAAVFKWAPSLALWGGAGAGAVMLFMSSVPLFKKDILIKLPVIAPYFEDKTHPADNAF, from the exons ATGCGTCCAACTCCTATTTCGTATCGTGCCAAGCCTTCGTTCCAGCCTCACGTTGGCCGATT CACTCCTGCTGCGGTATTCAAGTGGGCCCCATCTTTGGCGCTCTGGGGTGGTGCAGGAGCCGGTGCAGTGATGCTCTTCATGTCGAGCGTTCCGCTTTTCAAAAAGGACATCCTGATCAAGCTCCCCGTC ATCGCACCTTACTTCGAAGACAAGACCCATCCTGCCGACAACGCTTTCTAA
- a CDS encoding putative glutamate--ammonia ligase, whose product MAVPFIKNPGLVNPYFELDQRGKVQAEYIWIDGDGEIRGKTTTLDGPVKSLKDLKEWNFDGSSTNQAPGGNSDVYLRPVAYYPDPFRRGDNVIVLAECYNNDGTPNKSNYRYQCNKIMTQIADEKPWFGLEQEYSLFDMDDRPYGWPKGGFPGPQGPYYCGAGAGKVFARDLVEAHYRACLYSGVNISGINAEVMPAQWEFQVGPCEGIEMGDHLTLARYLLIRVAEEWGVKVSFHPKAVPGDWNGAGCHTNYSTASMRKEGGMKAIEAAIEKLSKRHNEHIAVYGADNDKRLTGKHETGHIGDFSSGVANRGASIRIPRHVAAQGYGYLEDRRPASNCDPYLVTGIVAETTLLL is encoded by the exons ATGGCTGTTCCCTTCATCAAGAACCCTG GTCTCGTCAACCCCTacttcgagctcgaccagcGCGGAAAGGTCCAGGCCGAGTACATCTGGATCGACGGCGATG GTGAAATTCGCGGCAAGACCACCACCCTCGATGGCCCCGTCAAGTCGCTTAAGGACCTCAAGGAGTGGAACTTTGACGGTTCTTCCACCAACCAGGCCCCTGGCGGCAACTCGGATGTCTACCTCCGCCCCGTCGCTTACTACCCCGACCCTTTCCGTCGTGGTGACAACGTCATTGTCCTTGCCGAATGCTACAACAACGATGGCACCCCTAACAAGTCGAACTACCGTTACCAGTGCAACAAGATCATGACCCAGATCGCCGACGAGAAGCCCTGGTTCGGTCTCGAGCAGGAATACTCGCTCTTTGACATGGACGACCGCCCGTACGGTTGGCCCAAGGGTGGTTTCCCTGGCCCCCAGGGTCCTTACTACTGCGGTGCCGGTGCCGGTAAGGTATTTGCCCGTGACCTTGTCGAGGCCCACTACCGTGCCTGCCTCTACTCGGGTGTCAACATCTCGGGCATCAACGCCGAGGTCATGCCTGCTCAATGGGAGTTCCAGGTCGGCCCTTGCGAGGGTATCGAGATGGGTGACCACCTCACTCTTGCCCGTTACCTCCTCATCCGAGTTGCCGAAGAGTGGGGTGTCAAGGTCTCGTTCCACCCCAAGGCTGTCCCCGGTGACTGGAACGGCGCTGGTTGCCACACCAACTACTCGACCGCTTCCATGCGCAAAGAGGGCGGTATGAAGgcgatcgaggctgctATCGAGAAGCTCTCGAAGCGCCACAACGAGCACATTGCTGTCTACGGTGCCGACAATGACAAGCGTCTTACTGGTAAGCACGAGACGGGCCACATTGGTGACTTCTCGTCCGGTGTTGCCAACCGTGGTGCTTCAATTCGTATCCCCCGTCACGTTGCGGCGCAAGGCTACGGTTACCTTGAGGACAGGCGTCCCGCTTCCAACTGCGACCCTTACCTTGTCACTGGTATCGTCGCCGAGACCACCCTGCTTCTCTAA
- a CDS encoding triglyceride lipase (related to TGL2 - triacylglycerol lipase) yields the protein MLRQNGAIMDATMRSLLRERFQTSLDGVTRSAECSRSVASTSSLLRSRAGVLALICWLAAYSCSSPAPPQHAASARSHKISPPFSQSDASRQVFSLVAMSERPTSMVHSVTGVPRKAAVLRSVHTSARPKTTHHLPIASLKQSALAGRASRKPHSTAVRASLSSLTHSHQHPRPNNWLDRLSSTLSSLLGASEHRTEHESPGSDVPHQARPQRARGVGRIHNVMQDPQIYDNIVLPRYPIVLCHGLYGFDVRGPFLGLEIHYWAKTLDILRKKMGVEVLVHGVPPTGSIQERAESLHKFLTSDEAGVRGKKLNFVAHSMGGLDVRHLLTHIRPRPEEYVPVSLTTISTPHRGSPFMDWCNANIGIGNDYIERAIQEARAERAHLADRETHKPLRTTAKVPYSLKSPIFTRPRPLEGSSSLPKNNTRDGKAEEPTRAASDTESATETLFSAASSIVNSLTSSDGSRFPSDAAEKVKEAVKKGKKDHGSLPFGLSSFIGSLSTLTGSFSSYMLSLLDTPAYAMLSTKYMNEVFNPKTPNVEGVKYYSVAARTQSLAIWHPLWLPKLILDAAAESRTAGGEIDGSADALGGADQGNDGLVSVESAKWGEFLGVMEGCDHWDLRGGGAPRWRQNINPSTGKPYASKAAQESASTKRRESEEQSSSSSWTDINRLLFSKSNDKADQNVRAESAQPVFTSFKQLAESEGWNGVSLRDADTADDSGDAVESAQHEDGECDSENDQALSSFHPQHLDDTLVHEIASWISDRLPSGNAERRAMAQEQDKLIEQTGLTLYAPLNGAAQDSASSAEVVNGGSPGIGGLAGFTNTVASLTRSSHAPHSAPYTTQQVASAAAHASPDTATQHIDETLAKPEPKSESQNQVSDLHRFWIALCRHLHNEGL from the coding sequence ATGCTGCGTCAGAATGGTGCAATTATGGACGCCACCATGCGGTCGTTGCTACGAGAGCGATTCCAGACTTCCTTGGACGGCGTCACTCGTAGCGCCGAATGTTCCCGCAGCGTAGCTTCCACCAGCTCGCTTTTACGCTCCAGAGCCGGCGTCCTTGCCTTGATCTGCTGGCTGGCAGCATACTCCTGCTCATCGCCCGCGCCACCACAACATGCTGCAAGTGCAAGGTCCCACAAAATCTCGCCTCCGTTCAGTCAGTCAGATGCCTCGCGTCAAGTTTTCAGCTTGGTTGCGATGTCGGAACGTCCGACTTCGATGGTCCATAGCGTGACTGGCGTGCCCCGCAAAGCAGCGGTGCTTCGTAGCGTTCACACATCGGCTCGCCCGAAGACAACTCATCACCTCCCCATCGCTTCACTGAAGCAGAGTGCATTGGCAGGCCGAGCGTCGAGAAAACCTCACTCAACGGCAGTCCGCGCATCGCTTAGCTCTCTGACTCACTCCCATCAACATCCGCGGCCCAACAACTGGCTAGACCGTCTGTCGAGTACCCTCTCGTCTCTCCTCGGAGCATCGGAGCATCGAACCGAGCACGAGTCTCCTGGTTCGGATGTACCGCATCAGGCTCGACCTCAGCGCGCCCGAGGTGTTGGTCGCATTCACAATGTGATGCAAGACCCACAAATCTACGACAACATTGTTCTTCCGCGGTATCCGATCGTGTTGTGTCATGGCCTCTACGGCTTCGACGTTCGGGGCCCTTTCCTCGGTCTGGAGATTCACTACTGGGCTAAAACGCTTGACATTCTGCGCAAAAAGATGGGCGTAGAGGTACTTGTCCACGGTGTGCCTCCCACCGGCTCTATCCAGGAGCGAGCCGAATCACTGCACAAATTCTTGACTAGTGACGAGGCCGGTGTGCgcggcaagaagctcaatTTTGTCGCTCACAGCATGGGTGGTCTAGATGTGCGTCATCTCTTGACGCACATTCGACCACGCCCCGAGGAGTACGTCCCGGTCAGTCTAACTACTATCAGCACACCGCATCGCGGCAGCCCTTTCATGGACTGGTGCAATGCCAACATTGGTATTGGCAATGATTACATTGAACGAGCGATTCAAGAAGCACGTGCAGAACGCGCTCACCTCGCCGATCGCGAAACGCATAAACCTTTGCGCACCACCGCGAAGGTGCCGTACTCGCTCAAGTCGCCGATCTTTACTCGGCCGAGGCCGCTGGAaggctcgagcagcttgcccAAGAATAACACCCGAGATGGCAAGGCAGAAGAGCCAACTCGCGCTGCATCCGATACCGAGTCTGCCACCGAGACCTTGTTCTCCGCCGCATCGTCTATAGTTAACTCGCTGACATCTTCCGACGGCAGTCGATTCCCATCTGACGCGGCTGAAAAGGTTAAAGAGGCGGTCAAGAAGGGCAAAAAAGATCACGGTTCGCTACCCTTTGGTCTGTCGTCCTTCATTGGCTCCCTCTCGACGCTTACCGGGTCTTTCAGTTCGTACATGCTGTCGCTCCTCGACACGCCGGCCTATGCGATGCTCTCCACCAAATACATGAACGAAGTCTTTAACCCCAAGACACCCAACGTCGAAGGCGTCAAGTACTACAGCGTCGCTGCGCGTACACAGAGTTTGGCGATCTGGCATCCACTCTGGCTACCCAAGCTCATCCTtgatgctgccgccgaATCCAGGACTGCGGgaggcgagatcgacggCAGTGCCGACGCGCTCGGTGGTGCAGACCAAGGCAACGATGGATTGGTCAGCGTCGAGTCTGCCAAATGGGGTGAATTTCTGGGTGTCATGGAAGGCTGTGATCACTGGGATCttcgaggtggaggcgcGCCACGGTGGAGGCAGAACATCAACCCGTCCACGGGGAAACCGTATGCTAGCAAAGCTGCACAAGAATCGGCGTCCACGAAGCGACGCGAGAGTGAAGAGCAAAGCTCTAGTAGCAGCTGGACTGATATCAACCGGCTGCTGTTTTCCAAGTCCAACGACAAGGCGGATCAGAACGTGCGCGCCGAGTCAGCACAGCCGGTATTTACGTCGTtcaagcagctcgctgAGTCGGAAGGATGGAACGGTGTTTCGCTGCGTGATGCGGACACAGCTGATGATTCCGGCGACGCGGTCGAGTCTGCGCAGCACGAGGATGGCGAATGTGATTCGGAGAACGACCAGGCACTATCATCGTTCCACCCGCAGCACCTGGACGATACGCTGGTGCATGAGATCGCGAGCTGGATCTCTGATCGTCTCCCATCGGGCAATGCGGAGAGGAGAGCCATGGCGCAGGAGCAAGacaagctgatcgagcagaCTGGATTGACTCTGTATGCGCCTCTGAACGGTGCTGCGCAGGACAGTGCCAGTAGTGCTGAAGTCGTCAATGGTGGTTCACCTGGCATAGGAGGTCTGGCTGGTTTTACGAACACCGTCGCCTCTCTGACGCGATCCTCACACGCACCGCACTCGGCACCATACACCACACAACAAGTCgcatcagcagccgcaCACGCTTCTCCCGACACAGCCACGCAGCACATCGACGAAACACTCGCCAAGCCGGAACCCAAATCCGAGTCGCAAAACCAAGTCTCGGATCTGCACCGTTTCTGGATCGCGCTTTGTCGCCACTTGCATAACGAGGGCCTTTAA
- a CDS encoding mitochondrial 54S ribosomal protein uL3m (related to MRPL9 - mitochondrial ribosomal protein, large subunit), with translation MRACAPTSRAGSRMLQQRLASLTLQPPRLAATPTATLRPCSILTACQSSSSRSFVHTSACISQAAPVENAANAAPTAPEAPQEPKWKPTSQRVGLIAVKRGMTSFFLPNGERIPATVLQVHSNQVSAHIGFGPDATESTYTALQVAAVDTKSTYHVTKQIQGHLKKAGIIKGKKIIREFPVSSDALVPLGTQLSAVHFVPGQSVDVRAITRGRGFQGVMKRHGFHGLRASHGVSISHRSHGSTGANQDPGRVWPGTKMAGRMGGNKHGTIHNLLVVRVDAEKDLIYVKGNVPGPKGGSVTLQDARRPSWKGEKIYRRGRLPTGEALSGNEPDSIYLAPGVDKLPFPAGTKAIADKLPAIVEIGLTQLNSATKA, from the coding sequence ATGCGAGCCTGCGCCCCCACCTCAAGGGCTGGCAGCCGTATGCTGCAACAGAGACTTGCTAGCTTGACTCTGCAACCTCCAAGACTTGCCGCTACCCCTACTGCCACCTTGCGACCCTGTTCAATTCTCACTGCCTGTCAgtcctcctcttctcgaTCCTTCGTCCACACGTCAGCTTGCATCTCTCAAGCTGCTCCTGTTGAAAATGCCGCCAATGCCGCGCCAACAGCCCCCGAGGCACCGCAAGAGCCCAAATGGAAACCAACCTCGCAGCGTGTTGGTCTCATTGCTGTCAAGCGTGGAATGACGTCTTTCTTCCTTCCCAATGGCGAAAGAATCCCGGCAACTGTTCTGCAAGTTCACTCGAATCAGGTCTCGGCACACATTGGCTTCGGTCCTGATGCCACCGAATCGACATACACCGCACTGCAGGTCGCCGCCGTCGACACCAAATCAACTTACCACGTCACCAAACAGATCCAGGGTCATCTCAAGAAAGCCGGCATCATCAAAGGAAAGAAGATCATTCGCGAGTTCCCCGTCAGCTCGGATGCTCTTGTACCGCTCGGTACCCAACTTTCGGCTGTGCACTTCGTGCCCGGCCAATCGGTGGATGTACGCGCCATTACACGAGGTCGCGGATTCCAGGGTGTAATGAAGCGACACGGCTTCCATGGCCTGCGAGCATCGCACGGTGTTTCGATTTCTCACCGAAGTCATGGCTCGACTGGTGCCAACCAGGATCCGGGACGTGTATGGCCAGGCACAAAGATGGCCGGCCGCATGGGAGGAAACAAGCACGGCACCATTCACAACCTGCTCGTGGTGCGTGTGGATGCAGAGAAAGACCTCATCTATGTCAAAGGCAATGTGCCGGGTCCCAAAGGTGGCAGCGTTACTCTGCAagacgctcgtcgtcctAGCTGGAAAGGCGAAAAGATCTACAGGAGGGGACGTTTACCAACTGGTGAGGCCCTGTCCGGAAATGAGCCTGACTCAATCTACCTGGCACCTGGTGTGGACAAGTTGCCTTTCCCAGCTGGCACCAAGGCCATTGCTGACAAGCTCCCCGCCATTGTAGAGATTGGCCTGACGCAGCTTAACTCGGCCACCAAGGCATAA
- a CDS encoding uncharacterized protein (related to PAM16 - Presequence translocase-Associated Motor), with translation MSLPKTLAQILFVGTQIVGKALLEAGRQAGRNARAGRVEASAAGAAGVGSGSAASPSDQLTRTHRMTLDEAKLILNLKQDISAAGLGGSTSSAAAGEGKSILDQVREAMVKNYDHLFATNAPPAPKGQKGGGAGSFYIQSKVVRARERIEAEWGLLDAGKKAEAGAAEGSAAESKPDQAEKTP, from the exons ATG TCTCTCCCTAAAACATTGGCGCAGATTCTCTTTGTAGGAACACAGATCGTCGGCAAGGCCTTGCTAGAAGCCGGACGACAAGCAGGAAGGAATGCTCGTGCAGGCAGAGTAGAGGCCTCGGCAGCTGGAGCTGCGGGTGTAGGATCCGGATCAGCGGCATCGCCTTCTGACCAACTCACCAGAACACACCGAATGACGCTGGACGAAGCCAAACTTATCCTCAACCTTAAGCAGGACATCTCGGCAGCAGGACTCGGTGGCTCGacatcatcagcagcagcaggcgagGGCAAGTCAATACTCGACCAGGTTCGCGAAGCCATGGTTAAGAACTACGACCACCTGTTTGCGACCAACGCTCCTCCCGCACCCAAAGGCCAGAAGGGCGGCGGAGCCGGTTCGTTCTACATTCAGAGCAAGGTGGTTCGAGCTCGCGAGCGAATTGAAGCCGAGTGGGGATTGTTGGATGCCGGCAAGAAGGCGGAAGCTGGGGCGGCCGAAGGGTCTGCAGCGGAAAGCAAGCCGGATCAGGCCGAAAAGACACCATGA
- a CDS encoding putative methionyl-tRNA synthetase: MASPFPVALPVSQTRAHNDSASVLMKVTTETARKNEKVLPKDGEPNILVTSALPYVNNVPHLGNIIGSTLSADVYARYSRTRNRNTLYICGTDEYGTATETKALEDGVTPQELCDKYHAQHAQVYEWFQIGFDHFGRTTTPKQTEIAQDVFLKLYKNGYLEERTMTQLFCQKCVRFLADRYVEGECPRCGYDDARGDQCDKCGQLYDAVELVKPRCKLCSSPPVQKDSSHMFIRIDELQPLTEKWAREQAQKGGWSSNGKLITESWFKEGLKPFSLTRDLKWGVPVPIKGMEDKVLYVWFDAPIGYPSITANYTDDWEKWWKNPDNVKLYQFMGKDNVRFHTVIFPSCLIGSKDPYTLLHHINTTEYLQYEGGKFSKSRNIGVFGDKARDLGLSASVWRYYLLANRPETADSQFAWRDFIARNNSELLANLGNFCNRVLTFMKKYDYVIPAIPSDSKLRSYKDGPVAAAAEGADDASSSVISRFARDVNLILGQYISSMEAVKIRSGLQHMMALSARGNLFLVESHFDNTLFTESRARCDEVMIVALNLIWLLSALIHPFMPETSDAILKQLDAPPRAVPEDGKFYLDLLPGHKIGVASHLFKQIDPKQEDIWRVQFGGGADGTKQEEAPKLSKKQAMKAAKAAKKQLEASKPQVKNKTPELIELEGKVAAEGETLKQLKEGVKKASEAEDKAQLEKQVEAQLASYLVLKKQMEELTAQLAKLEVDGATA; this comes from the coding sequence ATGGCGTCCCCCTTCCCGGTGGCTTTGCCAGTGTCCCAGACACGGGCCCACAATGACTCGGCTTCTGTCCTCATGAAGGTCACTACCGAAACCGCTCGCAAGAACGAAAAAGTTCTACCAAAGGATGGCGAGCCCAACATCCTTGTCACTTCTGCGCTGCCTTACGTCAACAATGTCCCACATCTCGGCAACATCATCGGCTCCACGCTGAGTGCCGATGTCTACGCTCGTTACTCCAGAACAAGGAATCGTAACACGCTCTACATCTGCGGCACAGACGAATACGGTACTGCCACCGAGACAAAGGCCTTGGAAGATGGTGTCACGCCTCAGGAGCTCTGCGACAAGTACCACGCACAGCATGCTCAGGTCTACGAGTGGTTCCAGATTGGCTTTGATCATTTTGGTCGCACCACCACACCCAAGCAGACCGAAATTGCCCAGGACGTCTTCTTGAAATTGTACAAGAACGGCTACCTCGAGGAGCGCACCATGACCCAGCTCTTCTGCCAAAAGTGCGTCCGCTTCCTCGCCGACCGATACGTAGAGGGAGAATGCCCGCGTTGTGGATACGACGACGCGCGAGGAGACCAGTGTGACAAGTGCGGTCAGTTGTATGATGCTGTCGAACTTGTTAAGCCCCGCTGCAAGCTCTGTTCGTCGCCTCCCGTCCAGAAGGACTCTTCGCACATGTTTATCcggatcgacgagctgcaacCATTGACCGAAAAGTGGGCTAGGGAGCAGGCGCAGAAGGGAGGTTGGAGCTCCAACGGTAAGCTCATCACCGAGAGCTGGTTCAAGGAGGGTCTCAAGCCTTTCAGTTTGACGCGTGATCTCAAATGGGGTGTTCCCGTCCCCATCAAGGGTATGGAGGACAAGGTGCTCTACGTGTGGTTCGACGCTCCTATCGGCTACCCAAGCATCACCGCCAACTACACGGACGACTGGGAGAAATGGTGGAAGAATCCTGACAATGTCAAGCTTTACCAGTTCATGGGCAAAGACAATGTTCGTTTCCACACCGTGATTTTCCCGTCCTGTCTGATCGGAAGCAAGGATCCCTACACGCTGCTTCACCATATCAACACCACCGAGTATCTGCAGTACGAAGGCGGCAAGTTTTCCAAGTCGAGGAACATTGGTGTTTTTGGTGACAAGGCTCGTGATCTTGGTTTGTCAGCCTCAGTGTGGCGCTACTATTTGCTGGCCAACCGCCCGGAGACGGCCGACAGTCAGTTTGCATGGCGCGACTTCATCGCTCGCAATAACTCGGAGCTGTTGGCTAATCTGGGCAACTTCTGCAATCGTGTGTTGACTTTCATGAAGAAGTACGACTATGTGATACCCGCTATCCCTTCCGACTCGAAGTTGCGAAGCTACAAGGATGGGCCGGTGGCGGCGGCCGCTGAGGGAGCGGATGAtgcctcgtcgagcgtcaTTTCTCGCTTCGCTCGAGATGTCAACTTGATCCTGGGTCAGTACATTTCGTCCATGGAGGCGGTCAAGATTCGATCGGGTTTGCAGCATATGATGGCGCTCTCTGCGCGCGGCAACCTTTTCCTGGTCGAATCGCACTTTGACAACACGCTCTTCACCGAatctcgcgctcgctgcgACGAGGTGATGATCGTAGCGCTCAATCTTATCTGGCTGCTCTCGGCGCTGATCCACCCGTTCATGCCCGAGACGTCGGACGCGATcctcaagcagctcgatgcgccACCTCGCGCTGTCCCCGAGGACGGAAAGTTCTACCTCGACCTGTTACCGGGACACAAGATTGGCGTCGCCTCGCACCTGTTCAAACAGATCGATCCGAAGCAGGAAGACATCTGGCGCGTCCAATTCGGCGGTGGTGCCGATGGTACAAAGCAAGAGGAAGCTCCGAAATTGAGCAAAAAACAAGCGATGAAGGCGGCGaaagctgccaagaagcaaTTGGAAGCTAGCAAACCGCAAGTAAAGAACAAGACGCCGGAGCTAATCGAGTTGGAAGGCAAAGTAGCAGCGGAAGGCGAAACGCTGAAGCAATTGAAGGAAGGTGTCAAGAAGGCTAGTGAGGCGGAGGATAAGGCGCAGTTGGAAAAGCAGGTCGAGGCTCAGTTGGCGAGCTATCTGGTGTTGAAGAAGCAGATGGAGGAGTTGACTGCGCAGTTGGCCAAGTTAGAGGTTGACGGAGCGACTGCATAG
- a CDS encoding 60S ribosomal protein uL14, producing the protein MSKAAVGTKFRMTLALPVGAVMNCADNSGAKNLFVIAVHGIGARLNRLPAAAAGDMVVASVKKGKPELRKKVMPAVVVRQRKPWRRRDGVFLYFEDNAGVIVNPKGEMKGSAITGPVAKECADIWPRIASNAGTVV; encoded by the exons ATGTCCAAGGCCGCTGTTGGTACCAAGTTCCGAATGACTCTGGCTCTGCCAGTCGGTGCCGTCATGAACTGCGCCGACAACTCGGGTGCCAAGAACCTTTTCGTCATTGCCGTCCATGGCATTGGTGCTCGTCTTAACCGTCTCcctgccgccgccgccggTGACATGGTTGTCGCTTCCGTCAAGAAGGGTAAGCCCGAGCTCCGAAAGAAGG TCATGCCCGCTGTCGTCGTTCGCCAGCGCAAGCCCTGGAGGCGTCGTGACGGTGTCTTCCTCTACTTCGAGGACAACGCCGGTGTCATTGTCAACCCCAAGGGTGAGATGAAGGGTTCCGCTATCACTGGTCCCGTTGCTAAGGAGTGCGCCGACATCTGGCCACGTATCGCCTCGAACGCCGGTACCGTCGTCTAA